Proteins from a genomic interval of Marinobacter gudaonensis:
- the phnC gene encoding phosphonate ABC transporter ATP-binding protein — MTPASPQHTMLRIKDMGVTYPGNVLALQPTTIEFHKGEFTVLLGLSGAGKSTLLRSLNHLVQPTSGQVVSTEFGVLDNRRTVRQHRSRTAMVFQHHQLIERHTALQNVLTGRLAYHGTWRSLLPLPRADLELAYHCLQRVGLADKALARVDQLSGGQQQRVGIARALAQQPSMILADEPVASLDPATSERVLGLLRDICREDGITAVISLHQLEYARRFADRIVGLANAQIVFDAAPALLRQEHLNQIYHQQENPAAGHGQSPASPAAFIHPTTQKTATSQPKKLEIAR; from the coding sequence ATGACACCCGCTTCTCCCCAACACACCATGCTGCGCATCAAGGATATGGGGGTCACCTACCCTGGCAATGTCCTGGCTCTGCAGCCCACCACCATCGAGTTCCACAAGGGCGAATTTACCGTGCTGCTGGGCCTGTCCGGCGCTGGCAAGTCCACGCTGCTGAGGTCCCTCAATCACCTCGTACAACCAACGTCGGGGCAGGTAGTTTCGACCGAGTTCGGCGTACTGGATAACCGCCGCACAGTACGACAGCACCGCAGCCGTACCGCCATGGTGTTCCAGCATCATCAACTTATTGAACGCCACACCGCCCTGCAGAACGTTCTTACCGGCCGACTGGCCTATCACGGTACCTGGCGAAGCCTGCTGCCCCTGCCAAGAGCCGATCTGGAACTTGCCTATCACTGCCTGCAGCGGGTGGGGCTGGCAGACAAGGCCCTGGCCCGGGTAGACCAGCTCTCCGGAGGGCAGCAACAGCGGGTGGGCATTGCCCGCGCCCTGGCCCAGCAGCCGTCGATGATCCTGGCCGATGAGCCAGTAGCCAGCCTGGACCCGGCAACGTCGGAAAGGGTCCTGGGCCTGCTACGGGATATCTGCCGCGAAGACGGCATTACCGCGGTGATCTCCCTGCACCAGCTGGAATACGCCCGCCGATTTGCCGATCGCATTGTCGGGCTGGCCAACGCCCAGATTGTGTTTGACGCCGCACCTGCCCTGCTGCGGCAGGAGCACCTGAACCAGATTTACCACCAGCAGGAAAACCCCGCGGCCGGCCATGGCCAGTCGCCGGCGTCACCGGCTGCGTTCATCCACCCGACCACCCAGAAAACCGCCACATCCCAACCCAAGAAACTGGAGATAGCCCGATGA
- the phnE gene encoding phosphonate ABC transporter, permease protein PhnE has translation MTQTTTDPATLSPAPSASVLDDHARGWRKKLMRASLVLAVIVVASWYVGLLDFTTLANGVPAIGTLLGESLPPDFTNIMNWVAPLIDTLAMSIAGTAIAVAASVPLAFLAARNTSPHPAVFHVTRTLLNGLRSVPELIMGIIFVAAVGFGALPGVLALGLHSIGMVGKFFAEAIEHVDEAPVEAADAAGATRLQVLWHAVLPQVLPQFADVSIYRWEYNFRASTVMGMVGAGGIGFELMGSLRIMQYQEVSAILIVILLMVTLVDSLSGHLRKRFK, from the coding sequence ATGACACAGACCACGACGGACCCGGCGACCCTGTCGCCGGCGCCGTCAGCCTCCGTTCTGGATGATCATGCCCGGGGCTGGCGGAAGAAACTCATGCGGGCAAGCCTTGTTCTGGCGGTGATTGTTGTTGCCAGTTGGTACGTGGGGCTGCTCGATTTCACCACACTTGCTAACGGTGTACCGGCCATTGGCACTCTGCTCGGCGAGTCCCTGCCGCCGGATTTCACCAACATCATGAACTGGGTGGCGCCACTGATCGACACTCTGGCCATGAGCATTGCCGGCACCGCCATTGCGGTGGCCGCGTCGGTTCCACTGGCTTTCCTGGCGGCGCGCAACACTTCCCCTCACCCGGCCGTCTTCCACGTTACCCGCACCCTGCTCAACGGCCTGCGCTCGGTGCCCGAGCTGATTATGGGCATCATTTTTGTTGCCGCCGTTGGCTTTGGTGCCCTGCCAGGTGTACTCGCCCTGGGCCTGCATTCCATTGGCATGGTCGGCAAATTCTTTGCCGAGGCCATCGAACATGTGGATGAAGCTCCGGTTGAAGCCGCCGATGCCGCCGGCGCAACCAGGCTTCAGGTGCTCTGGCATGCGGTGCTGCCCCAGGTATTGCCTCAGTTTGCCGATGTTTCGATCTATCGCTGGGAATACAACTTCCGGGCTTCCACCGTGATGGGCATGGTGGGCGCCGGCGGTATTGGCTTTGAGCTGATGGGTTCCCTGCGCATCATGCAGTACCAGGAAGTCAGTGCCATTCTGATTGTTATCCTGCTGATGGTCACCCTGGTGGACAGCCTCAGCGGTCATCTGCGAAAACGCTTCAAGTAA
- a CDS encoding SDR family oxidoreductase has product MTDKRTVIITGANRGIGLELARHYAGEGWQVIGVCRQSSGELTEVAARVIDGVDVTTDAGIRKLTSELDGQSIDLLINNAGLLQDEKLGSIDFDSIRTQMEINAYAPLRVAEALVSLIPSGGKIANITSRMGSIADNDSGGRYGYRASKAALNAFGKSLAMDLKPRGIAVAQLHPGYVKTRMVNFGGLITPEESAKGLAARIEGLTLENTGSFWHSNGEELPW; this is encoded by the coding sequence ATGACAGACAAGAGAACCGTAATCATCACTGGCGCCAACCGGGGCATCGGTCTGGAGCTTGCCCGCCATTACGCGGGCGAAGGCTGGCAGGTAATCGGCGTGTGCCGCCAGTCCTCCGGCGAGCTCACTGAGGTAGCAGCCCGGGTAATTGATGGCGTGGACGTAACCACCGACGCGGGCATTCGCAAGCTCACCAGCGAACTTGATGGCCAGAGCATCGACCTGCTGATCAACAACGCCGGCCTGCTCCAGGACGAAAAGCTCGGCAGCATCGATTTCGACTCCATTCGTACCCAGATGGAAATCAACGCCTACGCTCCCTTGCGGGTGGCCGAGGCGCTGGTCTCCCTGATTCCCTCAGGAGGCAAGATTGCCAACATCACCAGCCGCATGGGCTCCATTGCCGATAACGATTCGGGCGGCCGCTACGGCTACCGCGCCTCCAAGGCGGCCCTCAATGCCTTTGGCAAATCCCTGGCCATGGACCTGAAGCCCCGTGGTATTGCCGTGGCCCAATTGCACCCGGGCTACGTTAAAACCCGAATGGTGAACTTCGGCGGCCTGATTACCCCGGAGGAGTCTGCCAAGGGCCTGGCGGCACGCATAGAAGGACTTACCCTGGAGAACACCGGGTCGTTCTGGCACAGCAATGGTGAAGAACTGCCCTGGTAA
- a CDS encoding LysR family transcriptional regulator, whose amino-acid sequence MLNLVWLRSFLSLVRHRSFQAAADSLGIAQPTLSQHIQKLEQQLDVMLVLRGKARCEPTRAALALVPFADSMLRLDRQAREAVHGSGIRVGASSNIGIYMLQPSIRAFRDSPSAPAVDLVIDTNPAIARQLSNGELDVAVVEWWQPTPGFRTMNWRQEELVLIVPPDHPAENLTEIDRETLAGMTLLGGEPGTGTGRVLAEFFGPNGPFPSVSMQLGSTEAVKQAVKAGLGISLVLAACVREEVRNGSLRAIPVSAPGLAKHLMVVCPEAFANHPPVTSFVSQLCH is encoded by the coding sequence ATGCTGAACCTGGTCTGGCTCAGGAGCTTTCTGTCACTGGTCCGCCACCGGAGTTTTCAGGCCGCAGCAGACAGCCTCGGGATTGCCCAGCCCACGCTGTCCCAACACATCCAGAAGCTGGAGCAGCAGCTCGACGTAATGCTCGTTCTTCGTGGCAAAGCCCGCTGCGAGCCCACTCGCGCTGCGCTGGCACTGGTTCCATTCGCCGACAGCATGCTCCGGCTGGACCGGCAGGCCCGGGAGGCGGTTCACGGCTCCGGCATTCGGGTAGGCGCCAGTTCCAACATCGGCATTTACATGTTGCAGCCGAGCATTCGAGCGTTCCGGGATTCGCCCTCAGCGCCGGCGGTGGATCTGGTGATCGACACCAACCCGGCGATTGCCCGCCAGCTCTCCAATGGGGAGCTGGATGTAGCCGTCGTGGAGTGGTGGCAGCCAACACCTGGTTTCCGGACAATGAACTGGCGCCAGGAAGAATTGGTACTGATCGTGCCACCGGATCATCCGGCCGAAAACCTGACCGAAATTGACCGGGAAACGCTGGCGGGCATGACGCTACTGGGCGGCGAACCCGGCACAGGCACCGGCCGGGTGCTTGCGGAATTCTTTGGGCCGAACGGACCCTTCCCGAGCGTTTCCATGCAACTGGGTAGCACGGAAGCCGTAAAACAGGCCGTCAAGGCTGGTCTGGGCATCTCACTGGTTTTGGCAGCCTGCGTGCGGGAAGAAGTCCGCAATGGCAGCCTCAGGGCGATACCGGTCAGCGCTCCGGGCTTGGCCAAGCACCTGATGGTGGTGTGTCCGGAGGCCTTCGCCAACCACCCGCCGGTCACAAGCTTTGTCAGCCAGCTCTGCCACTGA
- a CDS encoding AraC family transcriptional regulator has product MTLEATVSIGWVNTVISAAERLSVTADHLLAEAGIPASANELERWPIDDITRLWHAAERCTGDPGFGLKVGAEFSPMSISGVGFALQSAATLREAIVMVQRFQRLISDGGRFQVVAGNAATWLVYHPRQGRLAFSPHQIEAVLASVVGFGSWVTGTRMQPARVQFSQPRLGPLAGYQTVFHCPVEFEQAFSGILVDNAVLDQPLPQADPQLAQLHERYTTARLAALSMNSASAPELRRWLAARIGPVLPRRADAAAALGISERTLARRLKDQGHTFDQLLDDVRRERALHAVASTDTPLPEIAEALGFAEVSTFYRAFQRWTGLPPVRWRKQRTHN; this is encoded by the coding sequence TTGACATTAGAGGCCACGGTTTCCATTGGCTGGGTGAATACGGTGATCAGCGCGGCGGAGCGACTCTCGGTAACGGCCGATCACCTGCTTGCTGAGGCAGGCATCCCAGCCTCCGCCAATGAGCTGGAACGCTGGCCCATTGATGACATCACCCGGCTCTGGCATGCGGCGGAACGCTGCACCGGAGACCCGGGCTTCGGCCTGAAGGTGGGCGCGGAGTTCTCCCCCATGAGCATCAGCGGCGTGGGGTTCGCGCTCCAGTCCGCGGCCACGCTGCGCGAGGCCATTGTGATGGTGCAGCGCTTCCAGCGGCTGATCTCCGATGGCGGCCGTTTCCAGGTGGTAGCAGGCAATGCCGCCACCTGGCTGGTGTACCATCCTCGCCAGGGCCGGCTGGCGTTCAGCCCCCATCAGATTGAGGCGGTGCTGGCGTCGGTGGTGGGTTTTGGCAGCTGGGTGACCGGCACCCGCATGCAGCCAGCGCGGGTGCAATTCAGCCAGCCACGGCTTGGGCCTCTGGCGGGTTATCAAACGGTGTTTCACTGCCCGGTGGAATTCGAGCAGGCCTTCAGTGGCATCCTGGTAGACAACGCCGTTCTGGATCAGCCCCTGCCCCAGGCCGACCCGCAACTGGCCCAGCTGCATGAGCGCTATACCACCGCGCGCCTGGCAGCGCTGTCCATGAACAGCGCCTCGGCGCCCGAACTCAGGCGCTGGCTGGCTGCCCGAATCGGGCCGGTGCTACCCCGCAGGGCAGACGCTGCGGCGGCTCTGGGCATCAGCGAACGCACCCTGGCCCGACGCCTGAAAGATCAGGGCCACACGTTCGACCAACTGCTGGACGACGTTCGGCGCGAGCGGGCACTGCATGCGGTGGCCAGCACCGATACACCCCTGCCTGAGATCGCCGAAGCCCTGGGCTTTGCCGAAGTCAGCACCTTTTACCGCGCTTTCCAGCGCTGGACCGGCCTGCCGCCGGTGCGCTGGCGCAAGCAGCGGACACATAACTAG
- a CDS encoding phosphonate dehydrogenase, with protein MKPRVVITHRVHEDVLSKLAHHCELVTNQSNATLPADSVRARVATADAMMAFMPDTVGEEFLRACPNLKVIGAALKGFDNFNVEACTRHGVWLTFVPDLLTVPTAELTIGLTVGLTRQVRGADEFVRSGEFRGWQPRFYGLGVEGSTIGIVGMGAIGQAVASRFRGWGAELLYAQPEALNAAKESQLGVSRVSLEALLARADIVILALALNEHTLHTINADRLAQLKPGAFLVNPCRGSVVDEQAVSVALESGQLGGYAADVFEMEDWARADRPRQINTALLSHPNTLFTAHIGSAVREVRRAIEHRAADNILQALAGERPMDAINTPAGGEGTAC; from the coding sequence ATGAAACCCAGAGTTGTAATAACCCACCGGGTGCACGAGGACGTTCTTTCTAAACTGGCACACCACTGTGAACTGGTCACTAATCAGTCCAACGCCACCCTGCCGGCAGATTCGGTGCGCGCCCGCGTGGCCACCGCCGACGCCATGATGGCCTTCATGCCGGACACCGTCGGGGAGGAATTCCTGCGGGCCTGCCCGAACCTGAAAGTCATCGGCGCAGCCCTAAAGGGCTTTGACAATTTCAACGTGGAAGCCTGTACCCGCCACGGCGTGTGGCTCACTTTTGTGCCCGACCTGCTGACGGTGCCCACGGCGGAGTTGACCATTGGCCTGACGGTTGGTTTGACCCGCCAGGTGCGTGGGGCCGACGAATTTGTCCGCTCCGGCGAATTTCGGGGCTGGCAACCGAGGTTCTATGGCCTTGGAGTAGAAGGCAGCACTATCGGCATTGTCGGCATGGGCGCCATCGGCCAGGCCGTGGCCAGTCGGTTCCGAGGCTGGGGCGCAGAGCTGCTCTACGCGCAACCCGAAGCGCTGAATGCGGCGAAGGAATCTCAGCTGGGCGTCAGCCGGGTCAGCCTGGAGGCTCTGCTGGCTCGTGCAGACATTGTTATCCTGGCATTGGCCCTGAACGAGCACACGCTCCACACCATCAACGCCGACCGCCTGGCACAGCTGAAACCTGGCGCCTTCCTGGTCAACCCCTGTCGCGGCTCGGTGGTGGACGAACAGGCCGTGTCGGTGGCACTGGAATCCGGGCAGCTTGGAGGCTATGCCGCAGATGTCTTCGAGATGGAGGACTGGGCCCGGGCCGACCGGCCACGGCAGATTAACACTGCCCTTCTGTCCCATCCCAACACGCTGTTCACCGCGCACATTGGCTCGGCCGTTCGGGAAGTGCGCCGGGCCATTGAACACCGCGCCGCCGATAACATCCTGCAGGCCCTTGCCGGCGAGCGACCAATGGATGCCATCAACACGCCTGCCGGCGGCGAGGGCACCGCATGCTGA
- the phnD gene encoding phosphate/phosphite/phosphonate ABC transporter substrate-binding protein: protein MKPILNLLMALCLIAGFNTQAMAADPDPDVLKVALLPDENASALIKRNQPLKDYLESTLGKEIELIVTTDYSSMIEAMRFGRIDLGYFGPLSYVMAKSKSDIEPFAAMVVDGKPTYRSIIIANADSGVESYADIKGKKMAYGDRASTSSHLIPKTVLLENAGLKAGDDYEAHFVGSHDSVAVNVANGNAEAGGLSEVIFEHVMDRGLIDRNKVRVLGYSGEFPQYPWAMRSNLDPELKEKVRNAFLSIDDEEILNNLKAESFAAISDSDYDVIRRMGGLLNLDFAKM from the coding sequence ATGAAACCAATACTCAACCTCTTGATGGCCCTGTGTCTGATCGCAGGCTTCAATACGCAGGCCATGGCTGCGGACCCTGACCCGGATGTCCTGAAAGTCGCCCTGCTCCCGGATGAAAACGCCTCCGCGCTGATCAAGCGTAACCAGCCCCTGAAAGACTACCTGGAAAGCACACTCGGTAAGGAAATCGAGCTGATTGTGACCACCGATTACTCCTCAATGATTGAGGCCATGCGCTTTGGGCGAATTGATCTGGGCTACTTTGGCCCGCTCTCCTACGTTATGGCCAAGAGCAAGAGCGACATTGAGCCCTTTGCCGCCATGGTGGTGGACGGCAAGCCCACCTACCGCTCCATCATCATTGCCAACGCCGATTCGGGAGTAGAGTCCTACGCCGACATCAAGGGCAAGAAGATGGCCTATGGCGACCGCGCATCAACGTCCAGCCATCTGATTCCCAAGACCGTGCTTCTGGAGAATGCAGGTCTTAAAGCCGGTGACGACTACGAGGCCCACTTTGTTGGCTCCCACGATTCGGTTGCGGTGAACGTAGCCAACGGCAATGCCGAAGCCGGCGGGCTGTCGGAAGTTATCTTCGAGCACGTGATGGACCGCGGCCTGATCGACCGTAACAAGGTGCGGGTTCTGGGATACAGCGGTGAGTTCCCGCAATACCCCTGGGCCATGCGCTCGAATCTGGATCCGGAGCTGAAGGAAAAGGTGCGGAACGCCTTCCTGAGCATTGACGATGAGGAAATCCTCAACAACCTCAAGGCCGAAAGTTTTGCCGCCATCAGCGATTCCGACTACGACGTCATCCGCCGCATGGGTGGCCTTCTGAACCTCGACTTCGCGAAGATGTGA